The nucleotide window CAAACCTTTGGTGGAAAAGGCGGAGGAAGACCGGACTTTGCGCAAGGTTCGATCGAGAAAGTGGATAAGGCAGCTCTTCAAAAACTTTGTGCGGAATTTTTAGCTTAGGAGATTTTATGGTGAAAGTATTTGCGGTTTATGAAGGAAAAAAAAGATGCGTGGCGATTCACGAGCCCTCTCAAACAAAACTCTCGACCGATGCGCCCAAGGATAATAATGGACTGGGCGAGAGTTTTTCTCCGACCGATCTGGTGGGAACCGCTTTGGTCACCTGCACGCTGACAACGATGGCGATCGTGGCCGAGCGAGATGGAGTCGATATTTCTGGGGCCACCGGAGAGGTCGAAAAACATATGTCCGAAAATCCCCGAAGAATTGCCAAGCTTTTAGTGACCATCAAGGTGCCCAGTTCTGTTCCGGTGGAGTACCGTAAAAAGCTAGAGCATGTGGCTCGGGCTTGCCCCGTTCATAAGAGCCTCCATCCTGATATCGAAGCCCCCATCGAATTTATTTACTAAAGCTGAATTCTTCCTTATGATATCGATCAATAAGGGGGAATTATGCTTCTCAAATTGATTTCTATTTTGCTTTCAGCCGTATTAGCTCAAGATTTGGAGCTGGATTCCGAAAGCGCAAATGTCGATCAAGGCAAAAGTGCCTTGGTCATCCCCCAGAACTCTTACTTTAAAAATGACTTCCCGGGAGCTATTGCCGCAGCGAAAAA belongs to Bdellovibrionales bacterium and includes:
- a CDS encoding OsmC family protein; translation: MVKVFAVYEGKKRCVAIHEPSQTKLSTDAPKDNNGLGESFSPTDLVGTALVTCTLTTMAIVAERDGVDISGATGEVEKHMSENPRRIAKLLVTIKVPSSVPVEYRKKLEHVARACPVHKSLHPDIEAPIEFIY
- a CDS encoding thioredoxin family protein, which gives rise to MLLKLISILLSAVLAQDLELDSESANVDQGKSALVIPQNSYFKNDFPGAIAAAKKSKRQYVLIEFGAKWCPACLKFEHDVLNSDDFKIKYNQFVHLLVDYDWDGSKEYR